The following are encoded together in the Anoplopoma fimbria isolate UVic2021 breed Golden Eagle Sablefish chromosome 13, Afim_UVic_2022, whole genome shotgun sequence genome:
- the gda gene encoding LOW QUALITY PROTEIN: guanine deaminase (The sequence of the model RefSeq protein was modified relative to this genomic sequence to represent the inferred CDS: inserted 1 base in 1 codon) — translation MLNSQERSSSISSVFRGTFIHSTRETALHIREDELLGVDADGKIAFIEKGAELDRLSQTFGFSPTEVTQLVQHEFIMPGLVDTHIHASQYSYAGTALDMPLLQWLNTYTFPVESHFKDLQFARKVYSQVVKRTLRNGTTTACYFATIHTDASLLLGQIANDFGQRAFVGKVCMDRNNFVKHYKETNQESQAETCRFIAELLNKKYPLVRPVVTPRFAPSCTGALLGQLGAIAKKNNLHIQSHISENMEEIKLVKELFPDSESYTDVYLKHNLLTDKTVMAHGCHLSDEELVVFRETGASLSHCPNSNISLCSGILNVRNVMKHKVKLGLGTDVXGGYSSSMLDAVRRTLDSSKVLTIQDPEHVTLTFEEVFRLATLGGSQALSLDDQTGNFEVGKDFDALRVNVAAPGGPIDLVQPEKPKILLEKFLNLGDDRNIVEVFVAGRKVVPFTEPTTE, via the exons ATGTTAAACTCACAGGaacgcagcagcagcatcagcagcgtGTTCAGGGGGACGTTCATCCACTCGACCCGGGAAACCGCGCTGCACATCCGAGAAGACGAGCTCCTGGGAGTGGATGCAGATGGAAAG ATCGCTTTCATTGAGAAGGGCGCAGAGCTTGACAGGCTGTCTCAGACCTTTGGATTCAGTCCAACTGAAGTCACTCAACTGGTTCAACA TGAGTTCATCATGCCAGGACTGGTGGACACCCACATCCATGCAAGCCAGTACAGCTACGCCGGCACAGCATTGGATATGCCCTTACTGCAGTGGCTCAATACCTACACCTTTCCTGTGGAGTCACATTTCAAGGACTTGCAGTTTGCCCGCAAGGTTTACTCTCAAGTAGTG AAAAGGACCCTGAGAAATGGAACAACCACTGCTTGTTACTTTGCTACCATACATACAGATGCCTCTCTTCTGTTGGGCCAGATCGCAA atgaCTTTGGACAGCGTGCCTTTGTGGGCAAGGTGTGTATGGACAGGAACAACTTTGTGAAACATTACAAAGAGACCAATCAGGAGTCTCAAGCTGAAACCTGCAG GTTCATTGCAGAGCTCTTGAACAAAAAG TACCCTCTGGTGAGACCAGTGGTGACTCCCCGCTTCGCTCCATCCTGCACAGGAGCCTTGTTAGGACAGCTGGGAGCAATCGCTAAGAAGAACAACTTGCACATTCAG AGTCATATCAGtgaaaacatggaggaaatCAAGCTTGTAAAGGAGCTGTTTCCTGATTCAGAGTCATACACAGACGTCTATCTCAAACATAACCTGCTTACTGACAAG ACAGTGATGGCTCATGGCTGCCACCTCAGTGATGAAGAGTTGGTTGTGTTCAGAGAGACAGGAGCCTCTTTGTCTCACTGTCCCAATTCCAACATTTC GTTGTGCAGTGGAATCTTGAATGTTCGCAACGTCATGAAACACAAAGTGAAGTTGGGGCTGGGAACAG ACG GCGGGGGCTACTCGTCCTCTATGCTGGACGCTGTGAGGAGAACTCTGGACTCATCCAAAGTCTTGACCATCCAGGACCCTGAACACGTCACACTCACCTTTGAGGAGGTGTTCAGACTGGCCACACTGGGAGGCAGCCAGG CCTTGTCCCTGGATGACCAGACAGGGAACTTTGAAGTGGGCAAAGACTTTGACGCCCTGAGGGTGAACGTAGCTGCTCCTGGTGGACCGATCGACCTGGTCCAGCCTGAGAAACCAAAG ATACTTTTGGAGAAGTTCTTGAATTTGG GTGATGATCGCAACATAGTAGAGGTGTTTGTGGCCGGGAGGAAGGTGGTACCATTCACAGAGCCAACAACAGAATAA
- the c13h9orf85 gene encoding uncharacterized protein C9orf85 homolog, with product MSSQKGNVSRSRGQKHQNNYAFKNDKYGATVQVKKAKSKIHDGLCQHCKGVLEWKVQYNKYKTLTQPKKCVKCSQRTVKDAYHIICKPCSLQLEICCKCGKKEDIVIPVNSQEDKDEEEEDDEKKKKGCGRGKKDLDDLDSDDDDLSDLRDDDDDDDKGEDFNSDSEPKKRQNKSDVLPDASRVTFKE from the exons GTGTCCCGGTCGCGGGGCCAGAAGCATCAAAACAACTATGCCTTCAAAAACGACAAGTATGGAGCCACCGTACAGGTGAAG AAGGCAAAATCAAAGATCCACGATGGGCTCTGTCAGCATTGTAAAGGTGTTCTTGAGTGGAAAGTGCAGTACAACAAATACAAGACTCTGACACAGCCTAAGAAATG TGTCAAGTGTTCTCAAAGGACAGTGAAGGATGCGTATCACATCATTTGCAAGCCCTGTTCTCTTCAGCTAGAGATCTGCTGCAAGTGTGGGAAGAAAGAGGATATCGTTATTCC AGTAAACTCACAAGAAGACaaggatgaggaagaagaggatgatgaaaagaaaaagaaaggatgtGGAAGAGGGAAGAAGGACTTGGATGATTtggacagtgatgatgatgacttaAGTGACCtaagagatgatgatgatgatgatgataaggGGGAAGATTTCAATAGTGACTCAGAACCAAAGAAGAGACAGAACAAGTCTGATGTGCTCCCAGATGCATCCCGAGtcacctttaaagaataa